The genome window TACAACCCAATTGAAGGATAAACAGAAAGGCCGTCAGAATGCCCCTGGAGGAGGATTCTTCTTCGGGTATGAAGAAGATCAGGAGAGATGTGAAGAAGTTGAATACCAATATGGTCAGAAATTGGTAGGTCCAGCTGACGGGGAACAGGAAGCTCTTCTGATTGAAAATGAAAAGGGCCACAATGGCAAAGTTACAGAGTATAATCATTGGGAATACTATCCATTTCTGCAGTTGAATATTGAAGAAAATAGGGCTTCTTTTCATATAAGGTCATTTAATACTTGTTTTGAGTTTTAGTCAAATTGAGGGAGAGAGGCTTGGATAGAAAATTCAATCTTCCTTCATGAAGGGTAGGACGCTGTTGAGATTTCGCGGTACAATGTTGTCATAGATGATCTGCTCCGCCGAGGGAAATCTGCAGAATATTCCGTATAGAAATGCGGATGAGAGTAAACAGGAGTGATACCAGTGCATAGTTTTCGAGAAATCATGGATTTCGCAATTGCCCGCGAAAAGGATGCTGTTCTGTTCTATCAGTATCTTCAAAAAAAGGTCCGCTTTGAGAGCCAGAAAGAGGTTCTTAGGGAGTTTGAATTGATAGAAATCGGGCATGTACAGCTGCTGGAAAGAGTTAAAACACAGCAATCTATGGATAAGCTCTCCCGTAATCTGCCCGAGGATTTACAGCTGTCCAGTTACCTTCATGATGTCAAGCCCGATGAAAATATGACTTATCAGCAGATTCTTATAACGGCCATGAAGAAAGAAGAGAGATCTGCTGTTTTGTACTCATCATTGAGAGATCAATCGGAAGATCCGGATCTCCGAAAGATCTTTGATCAGCTAATGAAGGAAGAAGAAAATCATCGCCATCATTTTGAAACACTCTATGAAAAGGATATTCAGGAACAATCCAAAGACTAAGCAGTCTTTAGGACCTCCCATGCCCTTAAAGAGTCTTAATCCTAGTTTTCTGCTGATACCAGGGTTCCCTTATCGGCCAGGGACTTATAGTACCCTTCCATTGCCAGCAATTCACTATGTGAACCCTGTTCGACAATTTCGCCCTGTTTCATGACATAGATTCTGTCAGCCTTCATGATGGTGGACAGCCTATGGGCGATGATGATGGTTGTTCTATTTCTGGATAGCTTCCACAGGGCCTCCTGAATCAAACTTTCCGATTCGTTGTCCAGAGCGCTGGTGGCTTCATCTAGGATCAGGAGTTCTGGATTCTTTAGGAAAACTCTGGCAATGGAAATCCGCTGTTTCTGACCACCTGATAGGAGTACTCCCCGTTCTCCCACTTGAGTATCCAACCCCTCGGGAAGAGTGCTCACAAATTCATCCAGGTTGGCCATTCTCAGGGCCTCTGAAATCTCAGATTCGCTGGCTCCCTCTTTCCCGTAACAGATATTTTCTGCAATGGTTCCATCAAAGAGAAATACATTCTGCTGAACAATTCCTATGGCCTTCCTGAGGCTGTTTTGAGTAACCGAAGAGATATCCTGGCCGTCGATATGAATGGTTCCATTACTCAACTCATAAAATCGGGGAATAAGAGCCGCCAGTGTGCTTTTTCCGGCTCCTGACTCTCCCGCCAGGGCGATGGTTTCTCCCTTGCTGACATCCATATTTATATTTTTTAGTATCCAATCGGGCGATTTATCGTATTTAAAGTTCACATCTTTTAGAACCAGAGAGGCGCCCTCAACCTGAAGATCTACCGCCGCGGGACTATCCTTGATATCGGGTTGTATTTCCATGATCTCCTGAAAACGTTCAAAGGAGGACATGCCCTCCTGCAGTTGCTCTGTGAAATTGATTAATCTGTCTATGGGGGGAAGAATGACTCCTACGTAAAGGATGAATGCCAGAAGATCAACCAGGGGGAGTTTGTCCTGAAAAATCAGAATGGTACCACCGGCAATGATACAAAAATAGTAAATCTCTCTGAGAAAATCCATAAAGGAATGGAAACGGGCCATCCTCTGATACATCACCTCTTTGGCCATTCTAAAGGATTTATTGGTCCTGTGGAATTTATTATTTTCCAATGATTCATTGGCGAAGGATTTGACTTCCCGGATACCCTGGACAGAATTCTCCACAGTGCTGTTGATTTCGGCAATTTCCTTCCGGATGGCTCTGAACCCCTTTTTCAGCCTTTTTCCCATATAGAGTCCCCAAAATAGCATCAGCGGGATGGGGATCAGGGAGATCAGAGCCAGGGATGTATTAAAAACAAACATCATGATATAGGCCATGACCAGGATGATGATGGAAATGAGGAGATCTTCCGGTGCATGATGGGCTACTTCGGCAATGACGCTCAAGTCGTTGGATATACGGCTCATGAGGTGTCCTGTTTTTACCCTGTCAAAGTAGCTGAAGGAGAGTTTTTGAATATGGGAAAACAGATCCTGTCTCATGTCTGCTTCCATCCGGACTCCCAAAATATGACCCCACTTGATTCGGATGTAGGTCAATATTGATTTTATGATATAAATGGCCAGCATCAGGATCAGTATATTCCTGATAACGGCGATATTTTTTGAAGGAAGGTAGGTTCCCAATAGAGAACGTGTTAGGAACGGGAAAAAAATGGAGAGTATCGATGCGGCGATGGCACAGAACATATCCAGAATAAAAAGGGCTTTATGAGGTTTGTAATAGGCAATAAATTTCTTAATCATGGCCCCATGATAAACAAAGATTTCTGCTCTGCCAATGATCCTGTCTGCAGATTCTCTTCAGTTTACGAAAAATAAAACAGATGATCATTATATTCTAAAGAATCATGGATCAGTTCATGAGGGTAAAACAATTTTCCTCTTTGTTGTAATTGAATACTTCTCCGGTTTCTATAATGTAGTACCATCCCATGATTGTCAGCTTTCCGGCTTTAAATTTGTCTTTGATATAGGGATAGGTCAGTAGGTGCTTCATCTGTTCTACCACATTCGTCTGCTCTGTCAGCCATTCCCGGGCAAGAGTGTCATGTTCGGGCAGTTGTTGGTTTACTTTTTCCTTCACTGTTGCCGCCAGTTCCATCCATTTACTCGTATGGGGAAGGTTCTTCACCGAAGGCTGGTCATTCAGGGTCGCACATCCACCGCAGTTGCTGTGCCCGCACACGACGATCGTCTCCACTTCGAGAGCCTGTAAGGCATACTCAATGGCAGAGGTTGTTGACAGATATTCGTTGGCAAGGCGGTAGGGAGGCACCATATTCGCAATATTCCTTATGATGAACAATTCGCCCGGGAGTGTTTTCGTAATCAGGGCGGGTACAATCCTGGAATCACAGCAGCCAATAAACAGGGTGTGCGGTTTCTGCTCTCCTTTCAGGTTCTTAAAAAGAGTCTTGTGATCCTCAAAGTCCTGTTTTCTAAATTCGACAACGCCGTTCAAGAGTTTATCCATGATTTGAATTATACCGGATCGAACTCTTACATTTCCAGTCAAAATGCTCATATTATGACTCTTTTGCTACTGGGAGATGCATGGTATTCTTTGATTTACCAATGAATGTGGAAGGAGATTGACTATGAGAAAGACT of Oceanispirochaeta crateris contains these proteins:
- a CDS encoding carbonic anhydrase, which gives rise to MDKLLNGVVEFRKQDFEDHKTLFKNLKGEQKPHTLFIGCCDSRIVPALITKTLPGELFIIRNIANMVPPYRLANEYLSTTSAIEYALQALEVETIVVCGHSNCGGCATLNDQPSVKNLPHTSKWMELAATVKEKVNQQLPEHDTLAREWLTEQTNVVEQMKHLLTYPYIKDKFKAGKLTIMGWYYIIETGEVFNYNKEENCFTLMN
- a CDS encoding ABC transporter ATP-binding protein; translation: MIKKFIAYYKPHKALFILDMFCAIAASILSIFFPFLTRSLLGTYLPSKNIAVIRNILILMLAIYIIKSILTYIRIKWGHILGVRMEADMRQDLFSHIQKLSFSYFDRVKTGHLMSRISNDLSVIAEVAHHAPEDLLISIIILVMAYIMMFVFNTSLALISLIPIPLMLFWGLYMGKRLKKGFRAIRKEIAEINSTVENSVQGIREVKSFANESLENNKFHRTNKSFRMAKEVMYQRMARFHSFMDFLREIYYFCIIAGGTILIFQDKLPLVDLLAFILYVGVILPPIDRLINFTEQLQEGMSSFERFQEIMEIQPDIKDSPAAVDLQVEGASLVLKDVNFKYDKSPDWILKNINMDVSKGETIALAGESGAGKSTLAALIPRFYELSNGTIHIDGQDISSVTQNSLRKAIGIVQQNVFLFDGTIAENICYGKEGASESEISEALRMANLDEFVSTLPEGLDTQVGERGVLLSGGQKQRISIARVFLKNPELLILDEATSALDNESESLIQEALWKLSRNRTTIIIAHRLSTIMKADRIYVMKQGEIVEQGSHSELLAMEGYYKSLADKGTLVSAEN
- a CDS encoding ferritin family protein, translated to MHSFREIMDFAIAREKDAVLFYQYLQKKVRFESQKEVLREFELIEIGHVQLLERVKTQQSMDKLSRNLPEDLQLSSYLHDVKPDENMTYQQILITAMKKEERSAVLYSSLRDQSEDPDLRKIFDQLMKEEENHRHHFETLYEKDIQEQSKD